In Nostoc sp. CENA543, a single genomic region encodes these proteins:
- the rpsU gene encoding 30S ribosomal protein S21, translating into MTQVVLGENEGIDSALRRFKRQVSKAGILADVKYHRHFETPLEKRKRKAVAARRKRRFK; encoded by the coding sequence ATGACCCAAGTGGTTCTAGGAGAAAATGAAGGAATCGATTCCGCTTTACGTCGATTCAAACGCCAAGTATCTAAGGCTGGTATATTAGCCGATGTTAAGTATCATCGGCACTTTGAAACCCCGTTAGAAAAGCGCAAGCGCAAAGCAGTGGCAGCAAGACGCAAAAGACGTTTTAAATAA
- a CDS encoding DUF5684 domain-containing protein: protein MFLLTYDWSLVYLLAQSDSGSGETAGSLFGLLFGLFGYIFGSYCFYRIYQKLGEANAWFAWVPILNTWIMLKAGDQSPWWIIGLFIPLVNFVALIFLIIAFVNIVKKLGKNPWLILLMIIPIVNFVILYNFAFG from the coding sequence GTGTTTTTACTTACGTATGATTGGAGCTTAGTTTATCTTTTAGCTCAAAGCGACTCCGGTTCTGGAGAAACTGCTGGCAGCTTATTTGGTTTATTATTTGGCTTATTTGGTTACATTTTCGGTTCTTATTGCTTCTACAGAATTTATCAAAAACTGGGAGAGGCAAACGCTTGGTTTGCTTGGGTTCCTATTCTCAATACCTGGATCATGCTAAAAGCAGGCGATCAGTCTCCCTGGTGGATAATTGGACTTTTTATACCACTTGTAAATTTTGTGGCTTTAATTTTTTTAATTATCGCCTTTGTCAACATTGTCAAGAAGTTAGGGAAAAATCCTTGGCTAATTTTGTTAATGATTATTCCCATCGTTAACTTTGTGATTTTATACAACTTCGCTTTTGGTTAA
- a CDS encoding sulfite exporter TauE/SafE family protein — translation MSNLLIQLLLIGLAAGVAGGMFGIGGGAIMVPAMVLLMGMDQKFATGTSIAAQILPIGILGAAVYQRSGNINIKYAVIIAIGLVIGNLFGAMFANQPFISSETMKKLYGIFLLAIGLRYLLVR, via the coding sequence ATGTCTAATTTACTCATTCAATTGTTGCTAATTGGATTAGCGGCTGGCGTTGCAGGTGGAATGTTTGGCATTGGTGGTGGTGCAATTATGGTGCCAGCAATGGTGTTATTGATGGGGATGGATCAAAAATTTGCTACTGGTACGTCGATAGCAGCACAAATCCTACCTATTGGTATTCTAGGCGCAGCTGTTTACCAGCGTAGCGGCAACATTAATATTAAATATGCGGTGATTATTGCTATAGGTTTAGTGATTGGTAATCTATTCGGAGCAATGTTTGCCAATCAACCATTTATTAGCAGTGAAACCATGAAAAAACTCTATGGGATATTTTTGTTAGCGATTGGTTTACGATATTTGTTAGTACGTTAA
- a CDS encoding mucoidy inhibitor MuiA family protein → MVNPETASWQKTIQSQIVSVTVYSDKALITRQGKMLLTGSERELVIPSLPVTLEPESVRVGGKGTVGVKLLTVSCDRIYTTEPVAERVAQLTRQIQQLETEKRHLQAQVDALTLQSQFIAGLREKTEEPFAQSISRKNLSLSETLDFLNFLGSQYSEYAIASAECHSQQQELDKQIQVLRQSLKNIQTPHSQESFNLVVGVEVAQAGEFELELSYMVNRASWQPLYDLRSHTSNKTVNLSYLAQITQNTGEDWQDVSLILSTAKPGLGTLPPKLDPWYVDVIAPPVLSMAKRRLASPSLPAIAPKAAINDEDMLTPEEAEDEVIPATNMGTEVAKEGSIVTFKLQAGGNIPSDGAPHKTTIFNDDYPCDFQYVAMPRLVSFAYLEASVKNNPQGATLLAGTANIFRDDMFVGTTELENVSPGQEFTLNLGIDEGLKIERNLVERQVDKKLMGSQRRTTYAYRLVITNLLNQEAHLKLTEQLPISRNEQIKIRLLLSTPKIPVGEMGLLEWRLTIPPQQKQEVYYQFTVEHPPELKVTGLEI, encoded by the coding sequence GTGGTTAACCCGGAAACAGCTTCTTGGCAAAAAACAATACAAAGTCAGATTGTATCTGTGACGGTTTACAGTGACAAAGCCCTGATCACAAGACAGGGTAAGATGCTCCTCACAGGTTCAGAACGGGAATTAGTAATTCCTTCCTTGCCAGTGACTCTAGAACCTGAATCCGTCCGTGTGGGTGGTAAAGGTACAGTAGGAGTAAAATTGTTAACTGTAAGTTGCGATCGCATTTATACCACTGAACCAGTCGCCGAAAGAGTAGCCCAGTTAACCAGACAAATTCAACAACTAGAAACCGAAAAACGCCATCTCCAAGCCCAGGTAGATGCTTTAACTCTCCAATCTCAATTTATTGCAGGTTTGCGGGAAAAAACCGAAGAACCCTTTGCCCAAAGCATATCACGGAAAAATCTCAGTCTCAGCGAAACCCTAGATTTTTTGAATTTCTTGGGTAGCCAGTATAGTGAATATGCGATCGCCTCTGCTGAATGTCATAGTCAACAACAAGAACTCGACAAGCAAATTCAAGTCCTGCGTCAATCATTAAAAAACATTCAAACACCCCACTCTCAAGAAAGCTTTAACTTAGTTGTAGGCGTAGAAGTTGCCCAAGCAGGGGAATTTGAGTTAGAGCTATCTTACATGGTTAACCGCGCCAGTTGGCAGCCTTTATATGATTTGCGTTCCCACACCAGTAACAAAACAGTCAATCTCAGCTACTTAGCACAAATCACGCAAAACACTGGCGAAGATTGGCAAGATGTAAGTCTCATCTTATCTACTGCTAAACCAGGTTTAGGTACACTTCCGCCTAAATTAGATCCTTGGTATGTAGATGTAATTGCTCCTCCAGTTTTATCAATGGCAAAACGCAGATTAGCTAGTCCATCCTTGCCAGCGATCGCCCCCAAGGCTGCTATAAATGATGAAGATATGCTCACCCCAGAGGAAGCAGAAGACGAGGTGATTCCAGCAACCAATATGGGGACAGAGGTAGCCAAAGAAGGAAGTATTGTCACCTTTAAACTCCAGGCTGGTGGAAACATCCCTAGTGATGGCGCGCCCCATAAAACCACCATTTTTAATGATGACTATCCTTGTGATTTTCAGTACGTCGCCATGCCCAGATTAGTCAGCTTTGCTTATTTAGAAGCCAGCGTCAAAAATAATCCGCAAGGGGCGACTTTATTGGCAGGTACAGCCAATATTTTCCGCGACGATATGTTTGTTGGGACAACTGAATTAGAAAACGTCTCACCAGGGCAAGAATTTACCCTGAATTTAGGTATTGATGAAGGTTTAAAAATTGAGCGAAATTTAGTTGAACGTCAAGTAGACAAAAAACTAATGGGTAGTCAACGCCGCACAACTTACGCCTATCGATTAGTCATTACTAACTTGCTTAATCAAGAAGCCCATTTAAAGTTAACTGAACAACTACCAATTAGCCGCAACGAGCAAATTAAAATCCGCCTCCTGCTTAGTACCCCAAAAATCCCCGTAGGTGAAATGGGGCTTCTAGAATGGCGTTTAACTATTCCACCCCAACAGAAACAAGAGGTATATTATCAGTTCACTGTTGAGCATCCACCGGAGTTAAAGGTGACGGGATTAGAGATTTGA
- a CDS encoding HhoA/HhoB/HtrA family serine endopeptidase, protein MQNQVNQKSQTLDSKHHNYTPWKQAAASLSLVLLGSGMTLAGGYIAGNHQQLAKSASNLAVSRVDAAPPLPAITDANFVTQVVQQVGPAVVRIEASRTVKTSLPDDFNDPFFREFFGSRIPQTQERVQRGTGSGFILSKDGSILTNAHVVDGADKVRVILKDGRSFQGKVLGKDELTDVAVIKIQAENLPTVKLGNSDQLQTGEWAIAIGNPLGLDNTVTTGIISATGRSSNQIGAPDKRVEYIQTDAAINPGNSGGPLLNARGEVIGMNTAIIQGAQGLGFAIPIKTVERISNQLIATGKVEHPYLGIQMVGLTPQIKENINSDPDNNLSVDQDQGVLVVKVMPNSPAAQAGIRAGDVIQKLNGQSVADANSIQRAVENSRVGGQLQLEVKRQGRNLNLAVRPGAFPTEQLQ, encoded by the coding sequence ATGCAAAACCAAGTAAATCAAAAATCTCAAACATTAGATAGTAAACATCATAATTATACACCCTGGAAACAAGCCGCCGCTTCCCTATCACTGGTGTTGCTAGGTTCGGGGATGACTTTAGCTGGTGGTTACATAGCAGGAAATCACCAGCAGTTAGCCAAGAGTGCGTCTAATTTGGCTGTGAGTCGAGTTGATGCAGCACCGCCTTTACCAGCTATCACAGACGCTAATTTCGTCACTCAAGTAGTGCAGCAAGTCGGCCCTGCTGTGGTGAGAATTGAAGCTTCTCGCACTGTCAAAACTTCTTTACCAGACGATTTTAATGATCCTTTTTTCCGTGAGTTCTTCGGTTCTCGCATACCCCAAACTCAAGAAAGAGTACAGCGCGGTACTGGTTCTGGTTTTATTCTTAGCAAAGATGGCAGTATTCTTACTAATGCTCACGTTGTAGATGGTGCTGATAAAGTCAGAGTCATCCTCAAAGATGGACGTAGCTTCCAAGGGAAAGTATTAGGTAAAGACGAATTAACTGATGTTGCAGTTATCAAAATCCAGGCGGAGAACTTACCAACGGTAAAATTGGGTAACTCCGATCAACTACAAACAGGAGAATGGGCGATCGCTATTGGTAATCCTTTAGGCTTAGATAATACAGTCACTACAGGTATCATCAGCGCAACCGGACGTTCTAGTAATCAAATTGGCGCACCAGATAAGCGCGTAGAATACATTCAAACTGATGCAGCGATTAACCCTGGTAACTCTGGCGGCCCCTTACTCAATGCGCGCGGTGAAGTCATTGGGATGAACACAGCCATCATCCAAGGCGCGCAAGGACTCGGTTTTGCTATCCCCATTAAAACAGTAGAACGTATTTCCAACCAATTAATCGCCACTGGTAAGGTAGAACACCCTTACTTGGGTATTCAGATGGTCGGTTTAACACCACAAATCAAGGAAAATATTAACTCTGATCCTGATAATAATTTGAGCGTTGATCAAGATCAAGGCGTTTTAGTAGTCAAAGTTATGCCTAATTCACCAGCAGCGCAAGCCGGAATACGTGCAGGGGATGTGATTCAAAAACTCAATGGTCAATCAGTCGCTGATGCTAACAGTATTCAACGAGCTGTAGAAAATAGTCGAGTTGGTGGACAGTTGCAATTAGAAGTAAAACGCCAAGGTCGCAATCTTAACTTAGCCGTCCGTCCTGGTGCCTTTCCCACAGAGCAATTACAATAG
- a CDS encoding acetamidase/formamidase family protein, protein MTHHFLKATKSTVHLGGFSHLLEPVLTINSGDTIDLETYTGYYIYEQAPPEFITPEFLDICKHLPSERKIAAGPHLLTGPIYIRDAKPGDVLEIRLEAIAPSLPVGFNAIRAGWGALPNQFTQPALRFIPLDLVNKIAEFPPGSGIQIPIKPFFGILGVATPESERSSIPPGYYGGNIDNRELQAGSRLFLPVFVPGGLFSIGDGHSAQGDGEVNVTAIETSMNGRIQIKLRQDLPITTPIAETPTDIITMGFAPTLDTALEIALNNMIDFLKNFLNLSPEEAYVLCSLAVNFRITQVVNHPHKGVHGMLPKAIVSSKIDLI, encoded by the coding sequence ATGACCCACCACTTTTTAAAAGCCACTAAATCAACTGTGCATTTAGGGGGTTTCTCTCACCTACTAGAACCTGTACTAACTATTAATTCCGGCGACACTATTGATTTAGAAACCTATACGGGTTACTACATTTACGAGCAAGCACCACCGGAATTTATCACCCCTGAATTTTTAGATATCTGCAAACATTTACCCTCAGAACGCAAAATTGCTGCGGGGCCGCATTTACTCACAGGGCCAATTTATATCCGAGATGCCAAACCAGGGGATGTTCTAGAAATCAGATTAGAAGCGATCGCACCTAGTTTACCAGTTGGGTTTAATGCCATTCGTGCCGGCTGGGGAGCGTTACCAAATCAATTCACGCAACCTGCTTTACGGTTTATCCCCCTAGATTTAGTCAACAAGATAGCCGAATTTCCCCCTGGGAGTGGCATTCAAATTCCCATCAAGCCTTTTTTTGGGATTTTGGGTGTCGCCACCCCAGAAAGTGAGCGATCGTCTATTCCGCCTGGCTATTATGGTGGTAACATCGACAACCGTGAACTGCAAGCAGGCTCTCGCCTATTTCTACCTGTTTTCGTTCCTGGGGGTTTATTTTCCATTGGTGATGGACATTCTGCACAGGGAGATGGGGAAGTGAATGTCACCGCCATTGAAACTTCTATGAATGGTCGAATTCAAATTAAATTACGTCAAGATTTACCCATTACAACACCCATTGCAGAAACGCCGACTGATATTATCACAATGGGATTTGCCCCTACATTAGACACAGCTTTAGAAATAGCCCTTAACAATATGATTGATTTTCTCAAGAATTTTTTGAATTTATCACCAGAAGAAGCTTATGTTTTATGTAGTTTAGCCGTCAATTTTCGCATTACTCAAGTAGTCAATCACCCCCACAAAGGTGTACATGGGATGCTGCCTAAAGCTATAGTTTCATCTAAAATCGACTTAATATAA
- a CDS encoding LysR family transcriptional regulator produces the protein MNQATLHQLKVFEAAARHGSFTRAAEELFLTQPTVSMQIKQLTKSVGLPLFEQVGKRLYLTEAGRELFATCRQIFDTIAQFEMKVANLKGLKQGQLRLAVITTAKYLIPRLLGPFCQLYPGIEISLKVTNHEGILERMVSNMDDLYIMSQVPENLDVNCDPFLDNPLVVFAPLNHPLAKEKNIPIERLANEPFIMREPGSGTRRAVQSLLDEHDVKVKVKLELGSNEAIKQAIAGGLGISVLSRHTLLTDTEFSILDVQHFPIKRTWYMVYPAGKQLSIIAQTYYDYLLDAAKKFVEQTEQHIAPDVSAV, from the coding sequence TTGAACCAAGCGACCCTACACCAGTTAAAAGTGTTCGAGGCAGCAGCTCGACATGGCAGTTTTACTCGTGCTGCGGAGGAGCTATTTCTCACCCAACCTACTGTGTCGATGCAGATTAAGCAACTGACAAAATCCGTAGGTTTGCCCCTATTTGAACAAGTAGGAAAACGTCTATATCTCACAGAAGCAGGAAGAGAATTATTTGCCACCTGTCGGCAAATTTTTGATACTATCGCCCAGTTTGAGATGAAAGTTGCCAACTTAAAAGGTCTTAAACAAGGACAGTTACGTTTGGCAGTAATCACTACAGCAAAATATTTAATTCCCCGGTTATTGGGGCCGTTTTGCCAACTTTATCCCGGCATCGAAATTTCTTTAAAAGTTACCAACCATGAGGGCATTTTAGAGCGGATGGTGAGTAACATGGATGACTTATACATCATGAGTCAAGTGCCAGAAAATTTAGATGTCAATTGTGACCCATTTTTAGACAATCCCTTAGTGGTGTTTGCGCCGCTTAATCATCCTCTAGCTAAAGAAAAAAACATCCCCATTGAACGGTTAGCTAATGAACCGTTTATTATGCGTGAACCAGGTTCAGGAACACGCCGAGCTGTGCAGAGCCTTTTAGACGAACATGATGTGAAAGTCAAAGTTAAACTAGAACTAGGCAGTAACGAAGCTATTAAACAGGCGATCGCCGGTGGTTTAGGAATTTCGGTTTTATCTCGGCATACCCTGTTAACAGATACCGAATTCAGTATTTTAGATGTACAACATTTTCCCATTAAGCGGACTTGGTACATGGTTTACCCAGCAGGTAAACAATTATCGATTATTGCTCAGACTTACTATGATTATTTGCTGGATGCAGCTAAGAAATTTGTAGAGCAAACAGAGCAACATATTGCACCAGATGTCAGTGCAGTCTAA
- a CDS encoding AIM24 family protein, whose protein sequence is MASFEIIERESLRLVKVVLQNETVRTESGAMYYMRGNITMQSKAPSAGGFLKSLATGENIFRPTYTGTGELYLEPSLSGYHILELDGNEWILDSGAYWASDGNIEVGVERNKLVSGLIGGEGLFQTKVKGRGKVVMVAQGPVEIVNLRNERLVVDGNFAIARTSNINYRVEKATKSLLGSMTSGEFLVNTFEGTGTVLLAPVPYWQVMMLRQITAAIPKTSG, encoded by the coding sequence ATGGCAAGTTTTGAAATTATTGAACGGGAAAGTTTACGTTTAGTGAAAGTGGTTTTACAAAACGAAACAGTGCGGACTGAATCGGGCGCAATGTACTATATGCGTGGAAATATTACCATGCAATCAAAAGCCCCCTCAGCCGGAGGATTTCTTAAATCTCTAGCTACGGGAGAAAACATTTTTCGCCCCACTTATACAGGTACAGGCGAATTATATTTAGAGCCGTCCTTGTCTGGATATCACATTTTAGAATTAGATGGAAATGAATGGATATTAGACAGTGGTGCTTATTGGGCGAGTGATGGCAATATTGAAGTGGGAGTGGAGCGAAATAAGTTAGTATCTGGTTTAATTGGTGGCGAAGGTTTGTTTCAAACCAAAGTTAAAGGGAGAGGCAAAGTTGTGATGGTGGCGCAAGGCCCTGTAGAGATAGTTAACTTGCGAAATGAACGATTAGTAGTGGATGGAAATTTTGCGATCGCTCGTACAAGTAACATCAATTATCGCGTAGAAAAAGCTACTAAATCTCTCTTAGGTTCAATGACTTCTGGAGAGTTTTTAGTCAATACTTTTGAGGGGACTGGGACTGTTTTACTTGCTCCTGTTCCTTACTGGCAAGTGATGATGCTACGTCAAATTACAGCAGCAATTCCCAAAACTTCTGGCTAA